The genomic interval GCGGCCATACAGCAAATCGTAAAATTTGAATCTTATTCGCACCAGCTGCTTGTAATGCTTCAATTTCTCCCTTACTAATATTTTCAATAGCCTCTGCGTAAAATTTCCCTAGCATTCCTGCCGAGTGTATTGCCATTGCCATTACCCCTGCAAAAGGACCTAATCCAACGGCCGCCACAAATACAAGTGCCACAATTAATTCTGGTATGGATCGAATCACATTTAAAATAAATCTGCAAGCTCGATAAATGGATGAATGCGGACTCATATTTTGTGCCGCTCCTATTCCTAACGGTATCGAAAGAATAATCGCAATTAAAGTTCCTGTAATAGACATTTGAATCGTAATCAGCATTGAAGAAACATATTGCCCGAAATTGGCCAAACTTGGTGGAAACATGGAAGAAATTATGTTCCACATATTTGGAAGTCCTTCCATTAGTTCAACTACATTCAACTTTACACCTATTGCACTCCAATAAATAACGGCCATAAATAGCAAAGTATAAATTAGAACTTTACTATTGCTTTTGAGTATTTTTTGGATAGTCGTTCTTTTCTTATCAATAGCTTGCAATTAATTCACCTACTTTCATTTCTTGTTCGCTGTTATTTTCATGTTGCTCATATAATTTGTACAACTGCTCTACCGAAATCAGCTGAGATAAAGCGTCAATTTTGATTACACCGTGATTTAAGCCAATGATTCGCTGGGCATATTCTTTTGCCAGCTCTACATGATGCAAGGTCATAATAAGAGTAAGATTTTCCTCCTCTTTTAAACGTTGCAGTAAATTCATAATCGAGTGAGCTGTTTTAGGGTCTAAACTTGCTACAGGTTCGTCAGCGAGAAGAATAGTTGGTTGTTGAATAAGTGATCTCGCAATGGCTACCCTCTGTCTTTGTCCGCCACTTAATTGGTCCACTCTTTTATGCCGATACTCATAAATACCAACTTTATTTAGATAATATTCGGCTAATTCACGATCTTCTTTACTGAATATTTTGAAAAATGATTTTACTGTCGAGGTATACGCAAGTCTGCCACAAAGGGCATTATCAAGAACCGTCATTCGATTTACTAGATTAAAATTTTGAAAGATAAAACCAATATTTTTCCGGAAGGCTTGTAATGATTTGGGTTGTGTTGGAATAGGTTGCCCATTAATCGTCAATACTCCTGACGTTGGTCGCTCAAAACCATTTAAACATCTTAACAAAGTAGATTTCCCAGCTCCACTAGGACCTAATAAAGCTATTATTTCACCATTAGAAATAGTTAGATTGATATCTTTCAGTACGGTTTCATTGTTAAAATTCTTTTTTAAGGTTTGAATGTTAATCATTCATATATTCCTCCAAAATTGATCTGTTATTCCATCTTGCTTAAATCAAGGTTTAATAACTTAGCTAATTCACGTAGCCCATCATACTCATTATCTTCTACACTAGTAAATCCTTGAGCTTCCTTAAAGGAGTCTAGAATTTCTGGAGCATTTTTATCCATCTCGATAAATGCTGTTCTTATTTTTTCAATCGTTTCTGCATCTAAAGCGCTGCGTGCTACAATAGGCTGAGTTGGAATTTTTTCAGATTCACCTAAAATAACTGTATTCTTTATCATCTCTTTTTGTTTCATATCTTCATATATGTTAACAGCCACAAAAGCTGCATCTACTTTGTTATTTTCTACAGCAAGCACAGATGCATCGTGTCCGCCACTATAAATAACTTCTTTTAAATCTTTATCTGGATCAATTCCATTGTCCAATAACCATTTTCTTGGAACTAAATTCCCAGAAGAAGACGCAGGGTCGACAAAAGCTACTGTTTTTCCCTTTAAATCTTTAATAGATTTAATGCTAGAATCATTTTGAGTAATAAGTAAGCTTGTATAGAACTTATCTCCCGTTTTTTTACTGATTTCAGCTACTAATGGTTCTACTTTCGTTTGGTCTGCTGCTAAAATATAAGAGAAAGCACCTAAGCGCGCAATATCAATTTTATCGTTTTTCATCGCTTCAATAACTGCTGTATAATCATTAGCTAAAAATAATTCAACGTTCATACCTGTTTCTTTTTCTAAATACTCTGCTACAGGTTCATACATTGCAGAAACATCTGCATTGTCATCTGTCGGAATAACTCCCATTTTGATAGTTTCTTGCTTTTCTGTATTAGCTTCATTAGTTTGACTACAAGCAGCAACACTTAATAAACAGATTACGGCTAAGATTGCAGTTACTATTTTTTTCATCATTTTACCTTCTCTCCTTGATCATTAAATATCGACATAAGAACGGTTATAACATCTTCCTTTGTTAACGCGATAGGATTATTATCTATCCGCCCTTTAGTAAAAGCATTTTCAGCTATAGATTCAATAATTTTCGGACTAGCATTGTAATCTTTAAGATTACTTGAGAAGCCAACACATTCATAAATATGCTCAATAAACTGTTGAACTTCTTTACAATGATTTACACCGAATGCTTCAAATAATTGATCTTTCTCAATAATTTTCTCAAGATTTAATTCCATTATTTTAGCTAGGGTTAAGCTTGCCGCTACACCGTGATCTATTCCAAGATTCAAAGTAAGAGGATAAGAAATGGAATGGCATGCCGTCGTCCTTGTATTGCTAAAAGCTAATCCAGCATATAAACTTCCTAAAGCAATTTCATTTCTTAATTGAATATCATTAGGTCGATTTAATACTTTTTCCAAGCTGCCTACAATACGTTTTATTGCTTCTAGAGAATATACCCTTGATATTTCATTAGAGTTCTTGGACCAGTAAGCCTCTGTAGCATGACATAAAGCGTCAAGTGCTGTTGAAGCTGTTAATTTTTTCGGTAATGTTGTTGTAAGAGCAGAATCGATAATAGCGGTATGTGCATACAACTTTTCACAATCTATTGATAATTTCACTCCTCTAGCTCGATCCCAAATAGTAGCCCAGCAAGTAACTTCTGAACCTGTGCCTGATGTAGTCGGTACTCCAATCCATGGCACGATGTTTTCGTTTTCTACATAGCTTTTTTGCTCAATCACTGCTCGAAGTGTAGTAGTAGAATCAATCTCCATATGAGTTAATGCGGACAAAGATTTCGAAAGATCTAAAATACTCCCTCCGCCAACACCGATGATGCATTGGAAGTCAAAGTTTTTAGTTTCTAAATAATAATGAAATAAATCTTCGATATCAGGATTAGAAATTTCTATTCCGATATGTTTAACGTTAAATCTTTCAAGACACTTAACTAAGGTATAAGCAGGTAGAGAATCTGAGAAATCTCCACCTCGGGTAAGAAGCACAATATTCTTCACTTGATCACTAATATTTTCCAACATATTTCCAATTACATCGATACTATCTATTACTACCTTTACTGGATTATAGAAGTTTCCCATTGTCCCATTTCCCTTCTTTTTGTATATTCGTGAGGATAAACCCCTTGTTGCAATAAATCATTTAGTCTTTCAATGGATTCAGGTAACTCCTTAATTGAATTAATGACGAAATGAGCACCAGCTTGATAGAATTTCGTTCTAGCTGCTTCCATACTCATGAAAAGATCAGTTTGATTCATGTAATTTATTTCTCTCTCACTAAACCCATGCAAGCTGCTTCCTAAAATGACTCCAACACTCCACATCCCTGCCTGTATGCCTTCTTGAATATCAGATACTGTATCGCCTACTTTAATCATTTTTTGCATCCCATTAATGTCTAACTGGATCGCATTTTCATAACACATGTAAGGAAATGGGCGCCCTTTGCCGACTGTCTCTGACGTAATCCTAATATCCGGTTTATACCCGTGTTCGGCTGCCTCTTCAGCTACAATATCCAACATTTCTTTCGTATAGCCACTCGTCGATCCTATTTTAATCCCTTGTTTACGTAGCTTATCTACTACATCAATTATTCCTTCGATTGGTTTTGCAAATGATCTAAGGTTAGAGAGTAAAATAGGTTCGAATCTCAAATACAGCTCATCTATATCCTCTTTCCCTGGATATTTGTCGTATTTTGCTCTCCATTGCGTTTTTACGCTATGTAATTGGCATAGTTCATAAATATGATCCCACTTATTCATCCCCATCGGCCCTCTAACCTCTTCAGAAGTGACGACAATTTCCCTTTCTTTAAAGATTTCTACAAATACATTCATTGGAGCTAAACAACCATAATCTACCGTTGTTCCTGCCCAATCAAAAATAACTGCTTCAATTTTTTCACTCAATAGCTTCACCCACTTTGTTATTGTTTTATGCTTCATAATGCAAGGTTAATCCGTTTTTTGCAGTTTTACAATGGTATTTACGCTTTATTCATATAACATTAACGTTTTTTACATAGAAAACATGGACTTTTCACTTTACAAACTGCTCTTTTTTGCTTTATTTTGCTTTTTTATAATAAATGTTAATATTTAAGAAAGGAATAATAACTATTTTTATCAAATGAATATAAATCGGAGGAAAGAAATTTGTTACAAGAACATCGGCATCAAAAAATTGAGTCTTTTTTAAAACAACACAAAGCTGTAAAAGCTGCTGAACTTGCATCATTATTAAATGTCTCTATAGATACTGTTCGCAGGGATTTAGAAACACTTGAGAAAAAAGGAACAGTAAAAAGAGTTCATGGAGGCGCTATTTTAAAACAAAATAATAATAATGTTTTAAATAAACTTTTTAATGAAAGAGAAGTCAAAAATTTAGAAAACAAACAAGAAGTTGCTGCATTAGCAGTTGAATTGATTGAAGAAGGACAAGCAATTGCTCTCAACGGCGGGACAACTACAATTGAGATAGCAAAAGTATTAGTAGAAAAATTTCAGAGATTAACGATTATTACAAATGATATTCGTATTTTAAGTATTCTTGGAGCTAATAAACATTTCAACGTTATCCTTTCTGGTGGTTTTTTTAATCCAGAAGAGTACACCCTATACGGAAAACAATGTGAAGAAATTCTTGCCAATTTTAATATTGATATCGCTTTTATTACTGTAAATGGATTATCACTTGAAAACGGTTTAACAGATTTTAGAATTCACGAAGTAGGCGTTATCCAAACGATTCTCTCACGAACAAAATATAAAGTTGTAGTAGCAGATTCATCAAAATTTGAAACATCCTCTTATATTAATGTTTGTCCATTAAAGGAAATTGATCTTATCGTTACGGATCGTTCAATCCCTTCAAATATAGTAGAAGATTATAACAAGGCTAATATTCGAATCCTTTCCCCGCACTAAATTACGTAGCACCTATGTCAGGCGCATGAAAAAAGCAGCCAGATGTTTAACCTGACTGCTTTTTGATACTTATAATATTGGCGATAATAATCTCGATAACGATTCCTTCATACGGATTTTTTTAGAACGTTTTTCATACAATTCCCTCGTTAACTCTGTGGACACTTCGATATCTTTATAAAAAACGTCGGTCAGCGTCTGGGCAATACTTTCATCATAAATGAAGGCATTGACTTCAAAATTCAATTTAAAGCTTCTTACATCAATATTGGCTGTGCCAACCGATGAAACTTCTTCATCTACTACAATCATTTTGGCATGAATAAAACCGTTATCGTAAATATATACTTGTGCTCCAGTCTTTAATAATTCCCCTGCATAATATGTCGTCGCCCAATATACAAACACATGATCTGGCTTATTCGGAATCATAAGCTTCACGCTAATTCCTGAAAGGCTCGCAATTCTTAGTGCATCTAACAAGCTGGAATCTGGAATAAAGTATGGCGTTTGAATCAAAATCGACTTTTTCGCCGATGTAATTAATTTAATATAACCGTTTTTAATTTGTTCCCATTCTGAGTCTGGGCCGCTTGTGACAATTTGTAAACCGATAGAGCCATTTGGTTCAAGCACAGGAAAATAATTTGGTTGATACACAATATCATGATGTTTAGACGCTTGATTCCAATCGAGAATAAACCGAGTTTGAATCGCATATACCGCTGAACCCTCTATCCGTAAATGGGTATCACGCCAGTAGCCGAATTTTTGAACTAATCCTAAATACTCATCCCCTACATTAAAGCCTCCCACATAGCCAATTTTCCCATCAATAATGACTAATTTCCGGTGATTACGAAAATTAAGACGCGGATTAAAAAACTTTACTTTAGACGGAAAGAACACTTCCACTCGTCCACCGGCTTCGCGGAACTCTTTAAAAAACTTCTTCTTCAACGTTCGTGATCCCAAATCATCATATAATACACGAACTTTAACCCCTTCTTTAACCTTAGCTGTTAACGCTTCAATAAACCGCTTCCCTAAGCAATCATTTTGAATAATATAATACTGAATATGTATATGATTTTTCGCTTGCGCAATATCTTTAAACAATTGCTCGAACTTTTGCTTACCATCCGTAAAAATTGAAACTTCATTATCTTCCGTTAACACGGCATCATTTGTCCATAAATGCATATAAATTAAATCGCGATAGTCTCTAGTTGAATCATTCCTAAATAAAAACTGATTATTTGTCAAGCCCGTTAACTGTTGATCTAAAATCTTTTCAATTCCAATTTTCTTCTTATCCTCCCAATAAAATAAATGGGAACGGCGTAATGTGCGTCCAAATAAAAGGTAAAGAACAAAGCCAGCAACAGGTAAAAAATATAACACTAATAACCAAGCCCATGTTGTACTCGGCTCTCTTCTTTCAATAAAAATAACAATCGTCGCAAACAAAAGATTTAAAATGAGAATTAAAATAAGGAAAATCGATGTAATTGACATAGTAAAATCCTCACAAACAAGTTTTATCTTCTCTGTTAAGGATAACATTCATTCTTTATTAAAAAAAGGAATAAACGTCGTTTCATAAGGACCATTTCACTAAAAGAAAATAAGAGGCCCTCCAAAAACATGAAAAGCCTCTTTTTATAACAGCAAAAAATCAGGTGACTCCATTATTGCTCACACAATATCGAGCCATATTTTTATTGCTGTCGCGGAAATTAAGAGCGCAAGGAGCACTTGCAAAACCTTTGTATTCATTTTTTTACCTGCTTTTGCACCAAGCGGAGAGGCAAGTAAGCTTGCAATAATCATAATAACAGCTGGATATAAATCCACTTGTCCGGTAGATACTTTACCAACTGTTGAGCCAATAGATGAAATAAACGTAATCGCTAAGGAAGAAGCAATCGTCATCCTTGTCGGAATTTTTAACACGGTCAACATAATCGGCACAAGTAAGAAAGAACCTGCGGCACCGACAATTCCTGAACCAATTCCAACAATAAACGCCAATCCTGTTGCTAGCCATTTATTAAATGTAACTTGATCAAATGATTGGTCGTCTATATTCTTCTTCGGTATAAACATCATGACAGCAGCAATCAAGGCAAGAATGCCATAAATGACGTTAATCCCCGATTCGGACATCCAGCGTGATCCATAGCTTCCAATGAAGCTTCCTAATAAAATACTAATTCCCATATAGCCGATGAGTGTTTTATTTAAATAGCCGCCTTTTCGATAAACCCAAACACCGCCAATCGTGGCAAACAATACTTGTACGGCACTAATACCGGATACTTCATGGGCGCTAAATGCTGCAATGCCAAATAGAGGAGGAATATAGAGCAGCATCGGATACTTAATGATGGACCCGCCGATTCCAACCATCCCTGAAAGATAGGAGCCGATAAATCCAATTAGAAAAATAACAATCATAAATCCTATATCCATTTTAAACTCTCCCTTTAAGAAAAGGGACCAAATAAGGGCCCCTTTTCAAATTGATTCTGTAACCGACAATAAGGTTTACAGAGTAAAGGTTGTTTTTTATCCCACACTTAACGGGCAGTAAGACCCCCACCTCAAGCTTATGAGGAACCAAAGAAGAGAGGTGGGGGACAACTGCCCGTAAAGGTCCGATTCGTTCAACTAACCATCAGTGGGGGATGAAGGAACCCCCCACTGATGGAAGTTTCACTTTATCTTACAGCACAGCGATTAGGGCCAATCTCCATTTCTCTTTGCTCTTCTTCATCCGGTGTAATTTTCCCCATATTGACTTCACGAATTTGTTGATACGCATTTGGTTGTGGTGGAAGATTCTCCGATACAACGCTTCGGAATATTGCTTCATCTTCAATATTTAATCCATGATTTTCAGCAAATAGTTTGCCTAACTTCTCAGAAACCGTACCATCTTCATTAAGCTCGCTCACAATCATGAAATGAGCTGGTAGAACAAGTAACTCATCCGATAGTGCACGGTAACGTTTATATAATGTTTCACGTAAATCCCCCACCCAATCGTCTGCTAAGCCTGCTAAATCAGGACGACCAATCGAATCAATGAAAAGGATATCTCCTGATAATAAATATGTGTTATCGACTACAAAGGAAGTAGAACCAATTGTATGCCCTGGAGAGTATAGTGCTTCAATTGAAATAGCTGTACTTCCAATCATTACTTCATGGCCGCCTTCAAGCTTGTTATAGTCAAACGTTACCTCAGCCGCATCTTTTGGAGGTAACCAATAATTCGCACCTGTTTCTTTCGCAATGACTCGGCCGCCAGAAATATGGTCTGCATGTAAATGTGTGTCAAATACATGCTTAATAGTTGCTTGTTTTTCTTTAGCAAAATGAAGGAACACATCCGTCATTCTTGTCGCATCAATCACAGCAGCTTCACCATCTGAAATGACCATATAAGAAAGACAGCCTTTTCCAATACGAACGAATTGATAAATCTCGCCACCGTCTTTTAAATCCCCAACCCGCACCGGTTCTAAATGTTCACTCCACGCTTTCATACCACCCTGTAAATAGCTAACATCTCGCCCAGCTTCAGAAAGCATGTCAGCTACCATAACCGAAGATCCTTCTTTGGCACAAACAACTAGAATGTCTTGATCAGTCGGAAGCTTCGGCAGTAATTCTTCTACTCCGTCTAATAAGTCAAAGTAAGGAATATTTAAATGTGCGAAATTAGCTCCTTCCACTTTCCAATCTTCAAAATCACTTGCATTTCGTACATCTAAAATAAAAAGTGGCTCTTTATTAAAAATCTTTTTCGTTACTTCCTTAGCTGTCATTGGTTGATAAGTCATCTAATATACCCCCTATAGTATTTAAAAATGCATTTTTTTACTACTCCCATTAACTAGGAGTAGTCATTTATCTCAGGTTAACAGCAAGTCAATCTCCTCAATGAGTAAAGCTTTCCTTTATGCTTTATAACGATTCCGTTGCCCCCGTCCATTGACTCATTCCAGGCACGACATTTATAACATTGTGAAAGCCTTGTTTCGCTAATTGTTGAGCCGCCAAATCACTTCGGTTTCCGGTACGACATACCACATAAATTTCAGCCTCTTTATTTAAAGAAGATGCTTCTTTTTCTAAATCTCCTAGCGGAATAGATACAGCACCAGGTATATGAGTAAATGCATACTCTGCTGCTTCACGAACATCTACAATAATGACGGAAGAATCATGTAACTTCTCAGCCAACCCTTCATTTGAAATTACATAAGGATGTTTTTTCTCTGTTTCTTCTTCTCCGTTAGACTTACGTAAATAATGCTTTAATACTGAACCTTCTTCAATGATTCCAATATATTGATGCCCGCTGCTAGCAGCCCAAGCCTGTAAATCTGCTTTAGATCCTTTATCTGTCGCTAGCACTTCTAAAACTTGTCCTGGTTCCATCGCATTCATCGCTTTTTTCGTTTTCACGATGGGCATTGGACAAGCTAATCCGGTTGCATCAAGTGTTACATTTGTTTGAATAGCCATTTCAAGCCTCCTATTATACCTATATGGGTATATTTTAAATTAAAATTTTTTATTTCATACTTCATAAGCAATCACCCATGCATGACCGATGGAAATTTCACTTTATTCTACATCTCCGTCCCAAGCAAGCATGCCGCCATCCATGTTTATCACCTTAAATCCTTGGTGTTCTAGAAATAATGCAGCTTGAGCACTGCGTCCACCCGAACGACAAACCATAATATATTCTTTCACTTTATCTAAATCTTGAAGACGAAATTCTAATAAACCAAGGGGAATATGAAGAGCTGTAGGAATTTTTCCCTCTGCCACTTCCGTTGCTTCACGTACATCAATTAAATGTAGTTGTTCCCCTTTTTCTAAAAGAGACTTCACTTCTTCCGCTGAAATAGTTTTCATTATACTCCTCCTCATTTAAATAAATAAATTGACATGTCCCTCTTCCGCATCGGCTAAATAGGCAGCTACTCCTGCATACTCAATGCCTTCTAACAATTCTTCTTGCTGTAAGCCAAGCAAATCCATCGTCATCGTACAAGCTACTAACTTGACGTCTTGCTCCTGAGCCATTTCAATTAATTGTGGTAAAGTCATCGTGTTATGCTTTGCCATTACATGTTTAATCATTTTTGGACCGAATCCTGCAAAATTCATTTTAGAGATGCCCATTTTATCTGCCCCACGCGGCATCATTTTTGCAAATATCTTTTCAATAAATCCTTTATTTACTTTCACTTCTTCCTCTTTACGAAGCGCGTTCAATCCCCAAAATGTATGAAAAATTGTCACTTCATGATCATAAGCCGCTGCTCCATTCGCAATAATATAAGCTGCCATCGCTTTGTCGTAATCTCCACTAAACAAGACAATCGTTGTTTTTTTCTTTTCAGTCACTTGTTTACCCCCTTATTATACATACACCCCTATCGGTATATTAAAACGTAAAAAAAATTAACGCTTTTTAATTAAAAATTGAATTACATCATTCTCTTCTGTTACTTCTATTAATTCGTGACCCGTTGATTTAGTCCAAGCTGCAAAGTCATTTTTTGATCCTTTATCCGTTGTATGCACTTCAAGAATTTCTCCTTCTTCTAACTCTTGAATCGCTTTTTTTGCTCGAACAATTGGCATTGGACATGCTAAACTTTTTGCATCTAAAAATTTATCTACTTTCATGTTTCATTCCTCCAAACGTTATTTTATACCCTATAGGGTATATTATATATAAAATAAAAAAGGTTGCAAGCCTTTTTTTATTTTATCTACTTTTCACAAGTAGATTTACTGCCTCTTTGACAAGCTCTTCAGGATTTTTATCACCTGTTTCATTTGCCATACGAACACATTCCACAAGATTAGAACTAACAATTACACCAATTGTACGATCGATTGCAGAACGTGTGGCTGAAAGCTGTGTTACAACATCTTTACAGTCTTTATTCTCTTCCATCATTTTCAGAATACCGCGAAGCTGACCTTCAATTCGCTTGACTCGATTTTTCACTTGAGCATCATATTCCATACGTAACGGCCTCCTTTACTGCTTGTATGTAGGTTACCCTATTATACAGGCTCATTATGAAAGAAAACTACTACACTCAATATATACCCTTGTAGGTATGTTGTCAACGTTCAAAGTTTTAATTATGTTTTAGTTTTTACCGATTTTCCGAACGAGAAAGCCCATTACGGTGTGAGTCACACCCCCTTTAGGGATGGGATGAGAGTGAGATCGAACCGGGCGTGTTTTATGACACGTCAGAGGTTCGATTTTTTTTATAGGATATACTCTTGTATTAAGAACAAACGTTCTGATATAATGAGTGTAAGTAAAAGAGAAAGGAGGCAAAACGATTTGTTTGTCACTCATTCCTTTCAAATTCCTTATGATCGAAACATATACAAAGAATTAAGAACGATGCAACGAGAAGCAGCCTCCGTTTGGAACGATATCGTGCGGGAAGCTACTTCCTATTATTTTGCTTGCAAAAAGTGGGTAAGTAAAACAGAGATTCAAGCCATTCGAAAACAAACCTACAACCTTCATTCGCAAACGGTTCAAGCCATTGCAGATAAATATGCGGCAAACCGTGAAACGATTCGACAGCTGAGAAAAACGGATAAAAAAGCCAAATATCCGTGGCGAAGAAAATATTATTATTGTATCCCCTTAAAAAAAGCTTCTATGGACATTTCAAC from Peribacillus asahii carries:
- a CDS encoding metal-sensitive transcriptional regulator; protein product: MEYDAQVKNRVKRIEGQLRGILKMMEENKDCKDVVTQLSATRSAIDRTIGVIVSSNLVECVRMANETGDKNPEELVKEAVNLLVKSR